The Streptomyces sp. NBC_00162 genome window below encodes:
- a CDS encoding ATP-binding cassette domain-containing protein yields MVDMTRNDKNPHAVEVRGLVKHYGETKALDGVDLDVREGTVLGVLGPNGAGKTTLVRCLSTLIIPDAGTATVAGYDVVRQPRQLRRTIGLTGQYASVDEKLSGWENLYMIGRLLDLSRKDARTRADEMLERFSLTEAAKKAAMNYSGGMRRRLDLAASLIGNPAVLYLDEPTTGLDPRTRNEVWDEVQRLVAEGATVLLTTQYMEEAEQLASELTVIDRGKVIANGKVDELKARVGGRTLKIRPVDSSDLPGMARSLAEAGLDGVAGSQAVPDEGVLLVPILSDEQLTAVVGLLAARGYAIADLGTYLPSLDEVFLSITGQKPTEMTEEVAA; encoded by the coding sequence ATGGTGGACATGACGCGAAACGACAAGAACCCCCACGCCGTGGAAGTACGGGGGCTGGTGAAGCACTACGGCGAGACCAAGGCCCTGGACGGTGTCGACCTGGACGTCCGCGAGGGCACGGTCCTCGGGGTCCTCGGACCCAACGGAGCCGGCAAGACCACCCTGGTGCGCTGCCTGTCCACCCTGATCATCCCGGACGCCGGGACCGCGACCGTCGCCGGTTACGACGTGGTCCGCCAGCCGCGGCAGCTGCGCCGCACCATCGGCCTGACCGGCCAGTACGCCTCGGTCGACGAGAAGCTCTCCGGCTGGGAGAACCTCTACATGATCGGGCGGCTGCTCGACCTGTCCCGCAAGGACGCCCGGACCCGTGCGGACGAGATGCTGGAGCGGTTCTCCCTGACCGAGGCGGCGAAGAAGGCCGCCATGAACTACTCGGGCGGTATGCGCCGCCGCCTCGACCTGGCGGCCTCGCTGATCGGCAACCCGGCCGTCCTGTACCTGGACGAGCCGACCACCGGTCTGGACCCCCGTACCCGCAACGAGGTCTGGGACGAGGTCCAGCGTCTGGTCGCCGAGGGCGCCACCGTGCTGCTCACCACCCAGTACATGGAGGAGGCCGAGCAGCTCGCCAGCGAGCTGACGGTCATCGACCGCGGCAAGGTCATCGCCAACGGCAAGGTCGACGAGCTGAAGGCCCGGGTCGGCGGCCGCACCCTGAAGATCCGCCCGGTGGACTCCTCCGACCTGCCGGGCATGGCCCGCTCGCTGGCCGAGGCCGGGCTCGACGGCGTGGCCGGCTCCCAGGCCGTCCCGGACGAGGGCGTCCTGCTGGTCCCGATCCTGAGCGACGAGCAGCTGACCGCCGTGGTCGGCCTGCTGGCCGCCCGCGGGTACGCGATCGCCGACCTCGGCACCTACCTGCCCAGCCTGGACGAGGTGTTCCTGTCGATCACCGGCCAGAAGCCCACCGAGATGACCGAGGAGGTCGCGGCATGA
- the panB gene encoding 3-methyl-2-oxobutanoate hydroxymethyltransferase, producing MTHAVSPAREPAAASPSGSTTLYGGTGTRRITIRDLTLAKERGEKWPMLTAYDAMTASVFDEAGIPVILVGDSMGNCHLGYETTVPVTMDQMTMLSAAVVRGTSRALVIGDMPFGSYQEGAVQALRSATRLVKEAGVGAVKLEGGERSLHQTELIVQAGIPVMSHLGLTPQSVNAMGYRVQGRGDEAAHQLLRDAKAAQDAGAFAVVLELVPAELAAEVTRSLHIPTVGIGAGSECDAQVLVWTDMMGLTGGKMPKFVKQYANLRQTMNDAAKAFAEDVVGGTFPQAEHAFH from the coding sequence ATGACGCATGCCGTTTCGCCTGCCCGCGAACCCGCAGCAGCATCTCCGTCGGGCTCCACCACCCTGTACGGAGGCACGGGCACCCGGCGCATCACCATCCGCGACCTGACCCTCGCCAAGGAACGCGGCGAGAAGTGGCCCATGCTCACCGCTTACGACGCGATGACCGCGTCCGTCTTCGACGAGGCCGGCATCCCGGTGATCCTCGTCGGCGACTCCATGGGCAACTGCCACCTGGGCTACGAGACCACCGTTCCGGTCACGATGGACCAGATGACCATGCTGTCGGCAGCCGTCGTACGGGGCACGAGCCGCGCCCTCGTCATCGGCGACATGCCGTTCGGCTCGTACCAGGAAGGCGCCGTGCAGGCGCTGCGCAGTGCCACCCGCCTCGTCAAGGAGGCCGGCGTCGGAGCGGTGAAGCTGGAGGGCGGCGAGCGCTCGCTGCACCAGACCGAGCTGATCGTGCAGGCCGGCATCCCGGTCATGTCCCACCTGGGCCTGACCCCGCAGTCGGTCAACGCCATGGGCTACCGCGTGCAGGGCCGTGGCGACGAGGCCGCGCACCAGCTGCTGCGGGACGCCAAGGCGGCGCAGGACGCGGGAGCCTTCGCGGTGGTGCTGGAGCTGGTTCCGGCCGAGCTGGCCGCCGAGGTCACCCGGTCCCTGCACATCCCGACGGTCGGCATCGGCGCGGGCTCGGAGTGCGACGCGCAGGTGCTGGTGTGGACCGACATGATGGGTCTGACCGGCGGGAAGATGCCGAAGTTCGTGAAGCAGTACGCGAACCTGCGCCAGACCATGAACGACGCGGCGAAGGCCTTCGCCGAGGACGTGGTGGGCGGAACGTTCCCGCAGGCGGAGCACGCCTTCCACTGA